ATTGACCATCAAGGAACCATCGGCAATAAATTCTGGATTGGGAACATCCAGCCCTGCTGCAATGCACAGTTGTTGATCAAATTGACTGCTGGAACAAGCCTCAATTGAAAAATGACCTGAATTATGCGTCCGAGGAGCTATTTCATTGACAAATAATCCTTCTGATCCATAGAAAAACTCCAAGGTCATCACACCCACGTAGCTGAGCTTTGTGAGCAGCGAGGCCGCAATGTTGTAGGCCGTAGCCTCAACGATTTGACTCACGGATGCGGGGGCAATCACCCAGTCGCAAACTTGATTTTTTTGATGCGTTTCGGCCAAAGGAAGACTGCGAATACGCCCCTTTGCATCTCGGCTGACGACGAGGGCAAGCTCCTGCTCATAGGAAACCCACGCTTCGATTAACCACTCATTGGCATCGACATTTCGAAGCAACTGAGCCAAGCCGTTGAGATCTTCCACAACCCGTGTGCCCTTGCCGTCGTAACCGCCGTAGGCAGCCTTGGCCATCACAGGAAAAGTCCATCCGTTCGGCAACGATGGCGAACCAGGATTGAGTTCAGCCAATGAAATCCAATCTGGACTTGGAATTAAAAGATCATCGAGAAGGCGTCGCTGGGACAACTTATTAACGAGCGGCACCAAACTCGCTAATGAGGGAGTGAATTGCACGCCCTGTCGCTCGAGAGGCATCAGAGCGTCCACAGCGATCCATTCGTTTTCGAACGTGATACCTAGGCAGTGCGTGGAGAGCTCCCTCGTTGCAAGGGCATCGGTGGATCCAGCGATCACTAAATCCTTCGCCATGGAGGCAGCAGGGTCTTCAGCTTTTGACGCCTGTACGGCCAGCGTCAAACCCCGTGTTTTGGCAGCTTCACCAAGCATGAGGGCCAGTTGCCCGCCACCGATTACCCCAATTGTGTTGTCAGCGCTGGGCATCCGTTGCAGCTCGGTCTGAGTGAAGCTTTGCATTCTCTCCTTTTAGCAACGATGGCAGACCTAAATAAGGCTTCGTTCTCCTCCGAACGCAAGTCGAATGGCTGTTAACAATAAAACCAGTAAGAACAGAGCAAGGCCAACCGTGCAGGCATAACTGATTTCTAGTTCTGCAAAGGCCTGGTCATAGACGTAATAAACCAGGGTCCTTGTGGAGTCTGCAGGACCTCCCTGGGTCATGAGAAACACCTCTTCAAACACCTTGGTTGCAGCAATGGCGGAGATCACGGCCACCAGGGTGACGTACGGCCTTAGCAATGGAAGGGTGATGTCGACGTGCTTGCGCCAGCCTTCACTTCCATCCAGCTCAGCGGCCTCGTACAGCTCCTTTGGGATGCCCTGAAGTCCCCCCAGGAAAATCACCATGTAGTAGCCCAGCCCCTTCCAGAGGGTGACGAGCATCACGGAAGGAAGGGCCAATAATGGATTGGTTAAAAAATCAATGGGGATGAATCCTTGACCAAACAAGGTGTCAAGCCAACCGTTGATGAGACCGTTTTCGGCATAGAGCCATCGAAAAGCAATGGCAGCCACCACGATCGACACCAACACCGGCGTATAAAAAGCAGCGCGGAGGATGTGCACACCTGGGAGGATTCGATTCACAAGAACCGCCAGCGTTAAGGAGCCGATCACAATGGGAGGAACGACTCCGAATAAATAAATCAACGTGGTGCCGAGCACCTGATAAAACATTGGATCGCCAAGAAGTCGCTGAAAATTGGTTAAGCCGATGAATTTCAGGGGCTCGGTGACATCTAAACCTGTTTGCGTGAAACTGATCACCAGCGCCATCAATGCCGGAATCAAAACGGACAGGCTTAGGAGAATCAGTGCAGGAGCTAAGAATCCCCAAGCAATAAGCGTGGAACGCTGTTTGGACGTTGAGGGCAGGGCCATCACCAGCGCAAGATGGTTTGAAGGAGAATAGGTCTGTCACAGCGGGCGGCATGACCCAATCCCAACCATCCAGAACCTCAGCGGCAGGTGTGAGACGTCTCAGCGTTGCGCTCGAACAGAATCCTTACGACGTCGTGATTCGCTCCGGCGGTGTGGATCAGCTCGGCGCTGAATTGCTTCGAATCGGGATTCGGCCCAACACCAAAATTCTGGTGGTTAGCAATCCAGATGTTGCTACGCCCTATGGAGCTCGTTGTCTTTCCAGTCTTGAACAGGCAGGATTTCAAGCCAGCTTGCTAACGATTCCCGCGGGTGAAGAGCAAAAAACCTTGGACACCTTGAGCACAATTCTTGATGCTGCCAAAGAGAAAGGATTAGAGCGTCAGTCGCTGATGCTCGCTTTGGGTGGTGGGGTTGTTGGTGACATGACTGGGTTTGCGGCCGCTTGCTGGCTGCGTGGAATCGGTGTGGTGCAAGTTCCTACAACGCTTTTGGCGATGGTGGATGCCGCAATTGGCGGAAAAACTGGTGTGAATCATCCAGGCGGAAAGAACCTGATTGGCGCCTTTCATCAGCCCCGACTGGTGATGATTGATCCAGACACGCTTCAAACGCTTCCCGTGCGGGAATTTAGAGCCGGTCTCGCGGAGGTGATCAAATACGGCGTGATCGGAGATTCAGACCTATTTGCCTTGCTTGAGGGCTCCTCCGGCTTTGACAGTCCTCAGTCGATTACGACCGAGCTGCTGGAAACGCTGCTCGAACGTTCTGCGCAAGCCAAAGCACTCGTTGTGGTTGCCGATGAAAAAGAAGGTGGTCAGAGAGCCATCCTTAATTACGGCCACACGTTTGGACATGTGGTTGAAACACTCACTGGGTATGGCACCTGGCTGCATGGCGAAGCTGTGGCGATTGGCATGGTGGCAGTGGCGTCCCTCGCCGTGCAGCGCGGGTTTTTCCCCCAATCCGATGCTGACCGGCAGAAACGTTTAATTGAACGTGCTGGATTGCCCATTGACTGGCCTGACCTTGATCCAGATTCGGTTTTAAACACGTTGCAGGGAGATAAGAAGGTCCGAAACGGTCGTCTTCGCTTTGTGTTGCCCTCCCGCATTGGCGCTGTGTCGATCGTGGATGACGTCAGCAGTGATGAAATCACAGCTTGCCTGGCTTCGATGCGTTGAGGCCTAAGGGCTCTTGAAGGAATTGGCTCCGCTCACCCATCCTTTCGTTGGGAAGCAATGGGTTGATACGCAGGAATGACAGCCAGCGAAAGTCTCCAAGGCAAGCAGGATCAACAAGACGCAGCAGCGCTTCTCGACGTTGCAGACCCTCAGCGAGTTGATGTCCAGGAAGCTGTTGAAGACTGCTGAAGCGCTCAGCCAGCCCTAAGGCGAGCAAGGCCTCACCCTGTCGGCATTGACCCTCCAGGGACCAACCATTGTTGGTGGCTTGATGGACGAGGGTCTCAAGACAGAGATGGGCCGTGATGTCGTTCTTTCCTGCATCCGCCAAGACGTTTTCACTGGCTCTTTGGTTTCGATAGGCGATGAGGGTCCCCTGGCTGCGCTGAGAGGAGTAGTAGCGATGCGCTTCTAAGGCATAGTCGACGACGAGGAGATGGCCAGTGATCAACGCCTCAGACGCCTCAGCAAACCAACGGGCGCATTGGTCATGCCATTCCGTTGTCCATCCATCTTCAGCATTGTCAAGAGGCAAAGCAATCTGCGC
This portion of the Synechococcus sp. ROS8604 genome encodes:
- a CDS encoding 5-(carboxyamino)imidazole ribonucleotide synthase; the encoded protein is MPSADNTIGVIGGGQLALMLGEAAKTRGLTLAVQASKAEDPAASMAKDLVIAGSTDALATRELSTHCLGITFENEWIAVDALMPLERQGVQFTPSLASLVPLVNKLSQRRLLDDLLIPSPDWISLAELNPGSPSLPNGWTFPVMAKAAYGGYDGKGTRVVEDLNGLAQLLRNVDANEWLIEAWVSYEQELALVVSRDAKGRIRSLPLAETHQKNQVCDWVIAPASVSQIVEATAYNIAASLLTKLSYVGVMTLEFFYGSEGLFVNEIAPRTHNSGHFSIEACSSSQFDQQLCIAAGLDVPNPEFIADGSLMVNLLGLGADQAEPLEERLSKLRSIEGLHLHWYGKNEIPGRKVGHVTTLLNGRTADERAERGQQMLQRIREIWPLPLNWS
- a CDS encoding carbohydrate ABC transporter permease, giving the protein MALPSTSKQRSTLIAWGFLAPALILLSLSVLIPALMALVISFTQTGLDVTEPLKFIGLTNFQRLLGDPMFYQVLGTTLIYLFGVVPPIVIGSLTLAVLVNRILPGVHILRAAFYTPVLVSIVVAAIAFRWLYAENGLINGWLDTLFGQGFIPIDFLTNPLLALPSVMLVTLWKGLGYYMVIFLGGLQGIPKELYEAAELDGSEGWRKHVDITLPLLRPYVTLVAVISAIAATKVFEEVFLMTQGGPADSTRTLVYYVYDQAFAELEISYACTVGLALFLLVLLLTAIRLAFGGERSLI
- the aroB gene encoding 3-dehydroquinate synthase; amino-acid sequence: MTQSQPSRTSAAGVRRLSVALEQNPYDVVIRSGGVDQLGAELLRIGIRPNTKILVVSNPDVATPYGARCLSSLEQAGFQASLLTIPAGEEQKTLDTLSTILDAAKEKGLERQSLMLALGGGVVGDMTGFAAACWLRGIGVVQVPTTLLAMVDAAIGGKTGVNHPGGKNLIGAFHQPRLVMIDPDTLQTLPVREFRAGLAEVIKYGVIGDSDLFALLEGSSGFDSPQSITTELLETLLERSAQAKALVVVADEKEGGQRAILNYGHTFGHVVETLTGYGTWLHGEAVAIGMVAVASLAVQRGFFPQSDADRQKRLIERAGLPIDWPDLDPDSVLNTLQGDKKVRNGRLRFVLPSRIGAVSIVDDVSSDEITACLASMR